One genomic region from Ornithinicoccus hortensis encodes:
- a CDS encoding ABC transporter permease: MNPALTLATTRRVLAQLRADHRTLALLLVVPCVLIGLLAWIAQDTGLFDLIGAPVLGIFPFVVMFIVTSVATLRERTGGTLERLLSTPLGRGDFLLGYALAFGSLAVVQGLIATGFSVWVCGLEVRGPVWLLVVVAVAGAVVGTALGLFASAFARTEFQAVQFMPAFVLPQFLLCGLIVPREQLPRVLEWLSDVLPLSYAVDAMLAVARQPDPLPDVAVDLLVLAAFGVVALALGSLTLRRRTP; the protein is encoded by the coding sequence ATGAACCCGGCCCTGACGCTGGCCACCACCCGGCGGGTCCTGGCCCAGCTGCGCGCCGACCACCGCACCCTCGCGCTGCTCCTGGTCGTGCCCTGCGTGCTGATCGGGCTGCTCGCCTGGATCGCCCAGGACACCGGGCTGTTCGACCTCATCGGGGCCCCGGTGCTGGGCATCTTCCCGTTCGTCGTGATGTTCATCGTGACCAGCGTGGCGACGCTGCGGGAGCGGACCGGAGGGACCCTGGAGCGGCTGCTGTCCACGCCGCTGGGGCGGGGTGACTTCCTGCTGGGCTACGCCCTCGCCTTCGGGTCGCTGGCCGTCGTGCAGGGACTCATCGCGACCGGGTTCTCCGTCTGGGTGTGCGGGTTGGAGGTCCGGGGACCGGTCTGGCTGCTGGTGGTCGTGGCGGTGGCCGGCGCGGTCGTCGGCACCGCCCTGGGGCTGTTCGCCAGCGCCTTCGCCCGGACCGAGTTCCAGGCGGTGCAGTTCATGCCGGCGTTCGTGCTGCCCCAGTTCCTGCTCTGTGGGCTGATCGTGCCCCGCGAGCAGCTGCCCCGCGTGCTGGAGTGGCTCTCCGACGTGCTGCCGCTGTCCTACGCGGTGGACGCCATGCTGGCCGTCGCCCGCCAACCCGATCCGCTGCCCGACGTCGCGGTCGACCTGCTGGTGCTGGCCGCCTTCGGGGTCGTCGCGCTGGCGCTCGGCTCGTTGACGCTCCGCCGACGTACCCCCTGA
- a CDS encoding ABC transporter ATP-binding protein, whose product MAPPRLAPDPALGVRGLRVERGGRCVVDIEALTVPAGQVVGLLGPSGSGKSTLLRTVVGVQVVAAGEVTVLGQPAGSAGLRHRVGYVTQTPSVYRDLTVRDNLDYFAQILRAPCGAVDRAIDRVDLGDHADREVARLSGGQASRVSLAMALVGDPELLVLDEPTVGLDPVLRRDLWDLFHELADRGTTLLVSSHVMDEATRCDRLVLLRDGAVLADAPLPDLLEATGAADAEGAFLALIERGGRR is encoded by the coding sequence ATGGCGCCTCCCCGCCTGGCTCCCGATCCCGCGCTCGGCGTGCGGGGCCTGCGGGTCGAGCGCGGCGGGCGGTGCGTCGTGGACATCGAGGCGCTCACCGTGCCGGCCGGCCAGGTGGTCGGGCTGCTCGGGCCCAGCGGCAGCGGCAAGAGCACGCTGCTGCGCACGGTCGTCGGGGTGCAGGTGGTCGCCGCCGGCGAGGTGACCGTGCTGGGACAGCCGGCGGGCTCCGCGGGCCTGCGCCACCGGGTCGGCTACGTGACCCAGACGCCGAGCGTGTACCGCGACCTGACGGTGCGCGACAACCTGGACTACTTCGCCCAGATCCTCCGGGCGCCCTGCGGCGCCGTGGACCGGGCCATCGACCGGGTGGACCTCGGGGACCACGCCGACCGGGAGGTCGCGCGGCTCTCCGGCGGCCAGGCCTCCCGGGTCTCCCTGGCGATGGCGCTCGTGGGCGACCCCGAGCTGCTCGTCCTGGACGAACCCACCGTCGGGCTGGACCCCGTGCTGCGCCGCGACCTGTGGGACCTGTTCCACGAGCTGGCCGACCGGGGGACCACGCTGCTGGTGTCCAGCCACGTGATGGACGAGGCGACCCGGTGCGACCGGCTCGTCCTGCTCCGCGACGGCGCGGTGCTGGCCGACGCCCCCCTGCCGGACCTGCTGGAGGCGACCGGGGCGGCCGATGCCGAGGGAGCCTTCCTGGCCCTCATCGAGCGCGGGGGGCGGCGATGA
- a CDS encoding sugar phosphate isomerase/epimerase family protein, with protein MTLPVLLSTASVYPENCAYAFDLAERLGYDGVEVMVWTDPVTQEAGALRALSDLHGLPVGAIHAPTLLLSQRIWGWQPWGKIDRSLQLAADVGADTVVVHPPFRWQREYASGFVEGVSRREQDLDGIKIAVENMFPWRAATSEMQAYLPHWDPLDQDYAHVTLDVSHAATGQVDAVDLAEKLGARVSHIHLADSLGSFKDEHLVPGRGDQPCAELLRWLLDQEYAGAVTIEVGTRKLDPERRELDLAEALAFTREHLGQDRARTPIPE; from the coding sequence ATGACGCTGCCGGTCCTGCTGTCCACCGCCTCGGTCTACCCGGAGAACTGCGCCTACGCCTTCGACCTGGCCGAACGTCTCGGCTACGACGGCGTCGAGGTGATGGTCTGGACCGACCCGGTGACCCAGGAGGCCGGGGCGCTGCGGGCCCTCTCGGACCTGCACGGCCTGCCGGTGGGCGCGATCCACGCCCCCACCCTGCTGCTCAGCCAGCGGATCTGGGGCTGGCAGCCGTGGGGCAAGATCGACCGCTCGCTGCAGCTGGCCGCCGACGTCGGCGCGGACACCGTCGTCGTGCACCCACCGTTCCGCTGGCAGCGGGAGTACGCCTCGGGCTTCGTCGAGGGGGTGTCCCGGCGGGAGCAGGACCTGGACGGCATCAAGATCGCGGTCGAGAACATGTTCCCCTGGCGGGCCGCCACCTCCGAGATGCAGGCCTACCTGCCGCACTGGGACCCGCTCGACCAGGACTACGCGCACGTGACCCTGGACGTCTCCCACGCCGCCACCGGGCAGGTCGACGCCGTGGACCTGGCCGAGAAGCTGGGGGCGCGGGTCTCCCACATCCACCTGGCCGACAGCCTCGGCTCCTTCAAGGACGAGCACCTGGTCCCCGGCCGCGGGGACCAGCCGTGCGCCGAGCTGCTCCGGTGGCTGTTGGACCAGGAGTATGCCGGGGCGGTCACCATCGAGGTGGGCACCCGCAAGCTCGATCCGGAACGACGCGAACTCGACCTGGCCGAGGCGCTCGCCTTCACCCGGGAGCACCTTGGCCAGGACCGGGCGCGGACGCCGATACCGGAGTAG
- a CDS encoding Ppx/GppA phosphatase family protein, translating to MRLGVIDVGSNTVHLLVVDAYSGAHPLPDYSHKVVLRLAEHLTPDGDISAAGAQMLTDFVQECTEVAESRGVSELMGFATSAIRDAGNTDEVLAQVEAASGVGLQVLAGEDESRLTFLAARRWFGWSSGRLLLVDIGGGSLELAAGIDEDADVAVSLPLGAGRLTRELDGDPPTPGQLKELRKNVRAEIADVRRDIKKVGVPDRVVGSSKTIRALGRVCGAAPSGEGPYVRRTLARADLTARVPELAAMTAAERSALPGVSEARAPQVLAGAIVVESVMELFDIEELEICPWALREGVILRRLDWMSQ from the coding sequence ATGCGCCTGGGTGTGATCGACGTCGGATCCAATACCGTGCACCTGTTGGTGGTCGACGCCTACTCGGGGGCGCACCCACTCCCGGACTACTCGCACAAGGTGGTCCTGCGGCTGGCCGAGCACCTCACCCCCGACGGCGACATCTCGGCGGCCGGCGCGCAGATGCTGACGGACTTCGTGCAGGAGTGCACCGAGGTGGCGGAGAGCCGGGGCGTGTCCGAGCTGATGGGCTTTGCCACCAGCGCGATCCGGGACGCCGGCAACACCGACGAGGTGCTCGCCCAGGTCGAGGCGGCCTCCGGCGTGGGCCTGCAGGTGCTCGCCGGGGAGGACGAGTCCCGGTTGACCTTCCTGGCGGCCCGCCGCTGGTTCGGCTGGTCCTCCGGCCGGTTGCTGCTGGTCGACATCGGCGGCGGATCGCTGGAACTGGCCGCCGGCATCGACGAGGACGCCGACGTCGCGGTCAGCCTGCCGTTGGGGGCAGGACGGCTGACCCGCGAGCTGGACGGCGACCCGCCGACCCCGGGCCAGCTCAAGGAGCTGCGCAAGAACGTCCGGGCGGAAATCGCCGACGTGCGCCGCGACATCAAGAAGGTCGGGGTCCCGGACCGGGTGGTCGGCTCCAGCAAGACGATCCGCGCCCTGGGCCGGGTCTGTGGCGCCGCCCCGAGCGGGGAGGGGCCGTACGTGCGGCGCACCCTCGCCCGGGCCGACCTGACCGCCCGGGTGCCCGAACTCGCGGCGATGACCGCCGCGGAGCGCAGCGCCCTGCCCGGCGTGTCCGAGGCCCGCGCACCGCAGGTGCTGGCCGGGGCGATCGTGGTCGAGTCGGTGATGGAGCTGTTCGACATCGAGGAGCTGGAGATCTGCCCGTGGGCGCTGCGCGAGGGCGTCATCCTGCGGCGATTGGACTGGATGTCGCAATGA